From a single Asticcacaulis sp. MM231 genomic region:
- a CDS encoding site-specific integrase, translating into MANHEILSGKVQLYRRTNKTWHCSASIDGVQHRSSTKEDDLALARIAAEDWYLNLRGLSRVGLIKKKEITFAKVADQFELEYETITEGQRSPRWVEGHKHRLRLHLKPFFGNLGISEVTAGKVQAYRVHRAGQTGRKPRPSREGEDEKAAKPPSRSTIHDEIVTLRQVLKTAQRHAWLTHLPDLSPPYGTRGKISHRPWFSPVEYKALYTATRDYAKTVHERHRWNAEQVHDFVLFMGNTGLRPDEAKNLQHRDIAIVKDEDTGQRILEIEVRGKIGVGYCKSMPGAVVVYERLLKRAKPTPRIKLSAKQKRAGDIIMPIIGYPEPKDPVFPGNHIKLFNNLLERNGLKEDRDGQLRTAYSLRHTYICLRLMEGADIYQIAKNCRTSVEMIEKYYAAHIKNTLDTSAINRRRPRRKGEVQAPDLHTDE; encoded by the coding sequence ATGGCAAACCACGAGATTTTAAGCGGCAAGGTGCAGCTCTACCGCCGCACCAATAAGACCTGGCATTGTTCGGCCAGCATTGATGGCGTGCAGCATCGATCGAGCACCAAGGAAGACGACCTCGCCCTGGCGCGCATCGCGGCCGAGGACTGGTATCTGAACCTGCGCGGCTTGTCGCGTGTTGGCCTGATCAAGAAGAAGGAAATCACCTTCGCCAAGGTCGCCGACCAGTTCGAGCTGGAATACGAGACCATCACCGAGGGGCAACGCAGTCCGCGCTGGGTCGAGGGGCACAAGCATCGTTTGCGACTCCATCTGAAGCCGTTCTTCGGGAATCTGGGTATCTCCGAGGTCACGGCAGGCAAGGTGCAGGCCTATCGTGTTCACCGCGCCGGCCAGACCGGGCGCAAGCCACGGCCGAGCAGAGAAGGTGAAGACGAGAAGGCGGCAAAGCCGCCATCGCGCAGCACGATCCATGACGAGATCGTCACCCTGCGTCAGGTACTGAAAACAGCCCAGCGCCATGCTTGGCTAACCCATCTGCCAGACCTGTCACCGCCCTATGGCACACGCGGCAAGATCAGTCATCGGCCGTGGTTCAGTCCCGTCGAGTACAAGGCGCTGTACACGGCAACGCGTGACTACGCGAAAACCGTGCACGAGCGCCATCGCTGGAATGCCGAGCAGGTGCATGACTTCGTCCTGTTCATGGGCAACACCGGCTTACGGCCGGATGAGGCGAAGAACCTCCAGCACCGTGACATTGCCATTGTGAAGGACGAAGACACCGGCCAGCGCATCCTGGAGATCGAGGTGCGCGGCAAGATCGGCGTCGGTTACTGTAAATCGATGCCGGGCGCCGTCGTTGTCTATGAACGGCTTTTAAAGCGGGCGAAGCCCACCCCTCGTATCAAGCTATCGGCCAAACAAAAGCGGGCAGGGGATATTATCATGCCAATCATCGGATATCCCGAACCGAAAGATCCGGTTTTCCCTGGCAACCATATCAAGCTATTCAACAACCTGTTGGAGCGCAACGGCCTGAAGGAAGACCGCGATGGCCAGTTGCGCACGGCCTATTCCTTACGTCACACCTATATCTGTTTGCGTCTGATGGAAGGCGCGGACATCTATCAGATCGCCAAGAACTGTCGCACCTCCGTTGAGATGATCGAGAAATACTATGCCGCCCACATCAAGAACACGCTCGACACCTCTGCCATCAACCGACGCCGGCCACGGCGCAAAGGTGAGGTGCAGGCGCCAGACCTGCACACCGATGAATGA